A genomic stretch from Podospora pseudoanserina strain CBS 124.78 chromosome 3, whole genome shotgun sequence includes:
- a CDS encoding hypothetical protein (EggNog:ENOG503NZ4W; COG:U) gives MSNYQAHQYPVTGQHYSGTNRIPNIKQFAESLDRDKKNRDKKVEEREHRLRHGPVQPQANGGDVQDHVPTHSAGKNRRTVTDPVTGNEVEVVDITSDHVKNAAEPKLTVPNANLNKPTTLATSPDQSGEEYRKAQDETAPPDPVHKGATSDVPIHGEATNVLFHPTPSISFEGMFESIEARANVLCAAVFFGIVLIGKMFGGSLWGLVPLAAVISSGIFLWAKDLIKQGRANEWAAEKKRGETAVVNLIPESVEWLNTAMGLIWGLVNPEMFAAVADTLEDVMQASVPGVIENVKVNDISQGSNPLRILSLRALPDSHVEDLKEDIRKQDEKTKDPQEMAADEQGGDFYNLEATVAYHSLPSSGDVSSKAAKNMGMQLIFYLGIKGLFGVPFPIWVELNRLVATVRLRIALAPNPPFIKTLSFTLMGLPKVEASCVPLIEKGANILNLPLISNFVNWAIATAANMYVAPKSMTLDIGKMLQGDAIKKETNALGVLYIKIHKAIGLSKQDRRGSEGGGSDPYICVSFSKFGKPQYCTRVIQDDLNPIFNESCALLVTPDIIKADEQLSLELWDSDRGSADDVVGKVELSIQELIQHPGRMFSQVSKLRGVKAESSMPGELYWEVGYFDKTKFRSALRTDGKDPRLPKALQDHKDLQDDKGALETAEEDAVVHTPPDPLWPSGILSIVVHQIVSLELEDVKGSNGKRKGREYEPARDAGEIKEEEGKKLPSSYCTILLNDELVYKTRTKVVSSKPIFEAGTERFVRDWRSAIVTVTVRDSRNRQHDPIIGVVPLKLSDVLQTSSQSTRWYPLDGGIGFGRIRISLLFRSVELRLPRNELSFGEVGTFEFLSDRISTVNYNPGENTKLKLRTGGSSASIKGSFCHGTQEGNGIEWDISGEGKAQKVRLPVRFRYRSPVFFEFHPSGKRRKTDTFAAFWLCDVPDSEEKDFNIPIWRCNNGLRLSQNYITEENCSSLPCLKVEEIGRLRFRGRFKPGTDQDHLRFVSDNNSRETIETWEACYAEGVRGEHVAAEVPPLVQRLHDESLLRERDVLRNASQEEKRKWLAKDGTDWSGAFGDDPAALLAARRSRQKSEDLSTTDYESSHSTDDEDVDLGINDATHEDGVERSSGESSENYTFRTDSRETGDSRASMDSKNTARSSSSKNPIKQYKDYKERKRDLHRQHRGLMQWKPMRNVQFAKNEALFAARRVTKMGSLSGRKPDVETEV, from the exons ATGAGCAACTACCAAGCCCACCAATACCCGGTAACGGGCCAGCACTACTCCGGCACCAATCGCATCCCAAACATCAAGCAGTTCGCCGAAAGCCTCGACCGAGACAAGAAGAACCGAGACAAAAAGGTCGAAGAGCGCGAGCACCGCCTCCGCCATGGACCCGTGCAGCCCCAAGCCAACGGCGGCGACGTTCAAGATCACGTACCCACCCACAGCGCCGGCAAAAACAGGCGTACCGTGACCGACCCCGTAACGGGAAACGAAGTCGAAGTAGTAGACATCACCTCCGACCATGTCAAGAACGCTGCCGAGCCCAAG TTAACCGTCCCCAACGCGAATCTGAACAAACCCACAACCTTGGCCACATCACCGGACCAGTCCGGCGAGGAATACCGAAAAGCCCAAGATGAAACCGCCCCCCCGGACCCCGTCCACAAGGGCGCCACCTCAGACGTGCCCATCCACGGCGAGGCGACCAACGTGCTCTTCCACCCGACCCCGAGCATCAGCTTCGAGGGAATGTTTGAGAGCATCGAAGCCCGCGCCAATGTCCTCTGCGCCGCCGTCTTCTTCGGCATCGTGCTCATTGGCAAAATGTTTGGTGGCTCGCTTTGGGGTCTGGTCCCGTTGGCGGCTGTCATCAGCTCGGGAATTTTCCTTTGGGCCAAGGACCTCATCAAGCAAGGGCGTGCCAACGAgtgggcggcggagaagaagaggggagagACCGCCGTTGTGAACCTCATTCCGGAGAGTGTTGAGTGGTTGAATACCGCGATGGGGCTGATCTGGGGCCTGGTGAATCCCGAGATGTTCGCCGCGGTGGCTGATACTCTGGAAGATGTCATGCAGGCCTCCGTTCCCGGTGTTATTGAAAACGTCAAGGTCAACGACATCTCCCAGGGCAGCAACCCGTTACGCATTCTCAGTCTGCGAGCACTTCCCGACTCGCACGTAGAGGACCTCAAGGAGGATATCCGGAAGCAAGATGAAAAGACCAAGGATCCTCAAGAGATGGCGGCCGATGAGCAAGGAGGTGACTTTTACAACCTCGAAGCGACTGTTGCATACCACTCTTTGCCATCTAGTGGTGATGTGTCGAGCAAAGCGGCCAAGAACATGGGCATGCAGCTGATCTTTTACCTCGGTATCAAGGGCCTCTTTGGTGTTCCCTTCCCCATCTGGGTCGAACTGAACAGACTGGTCGCCACCGTTCGTTTGAGAATCGCACTGGCTCCTAACCCGCCCTTCATCAAGACCCTAAGCTTTACTTTGATGGGCTTGCCCAAGGTCGAGGCGAGCTGTGTTCCCCTGATCGAAAAGGGGGCCAACATCCTCAACCTgcccctcatctccaactttGTCAACTGGGCCATCGCCACTGCGGCCAATATGTACGTCGCTCCCAAGTCAATGACACTGGACATTGGCAAGATGCTTCAGGGTGATGCCATCAAAAAGGAGACAAATGCCCTGGGAGTCTTGTACATCAAGATTCACAAGGCCATCGGATTGTCAAAGCAGGACAGGCGGGGCTCCGAGGGTGGGGGGTCGGATCCGTACATCTGTGTTTCCTTCTCCAAGTTTGGGAAGCCCCAGTATTGCACTAGGGTCATCCAGGATGATCTGAACCCCATTTTCAACGAGTCCTGCGCTCTCCTGGTCACCCCTGACATCATTAAGGCGGACGAGCAGCTTAGCCTGGAGCTCTGGGATTCAGACAGAGGTTCGgctgatgatgtcgtcgGCAAGGTGGAACTCTCGATCCAGGAGCTCATTCAACACCCGGGCAGGATGTTCTCGCAAGTCTCCAAGCTTAGGGGTGTCAAGGCGGAGAGCAGCATGCCTGGTGAGCTGTACTGGGAAGTCGGTTACTTTGACAAGACCAAGTTCAGGTCTGCGCTCCGAACGGACGGCAAGGACCCCAGATTGCCCAAGGCTCTGCAGGACCACAAGGATCTGCAGGACGACAAGGGCGCTCTGGAGACTGCGGAGGAAGATGCGGTTGTCCACACCCCTCCTGACCCGCTCTGGCCTTCTGGTATCTTGTCTATCGTTGTTCACCAAATTGTGAGTCTGGAGCTCGAAGATGTCAAGGGCTCAAACGGCAAGAGAAAGGGCAGGGAGTATGAACCCGCCCGGGATGCCGGAGAGatcaaggaagaggaaggaaagaagcTGCCGAGCTCATACTGCACCATCTTGCTCAACGACGAGCTGGTGTACAAGACCCGCACCAAGGTGGTGTCATCCAAGCCTATCTTCGAAGCTGGTACCGAGCGCTTTGTGAGAGATTGGAGGTCTGCCATCGTCACTGTCACTGTCCGCGACTCCAGAAACCGGCAACATGACCCAATCATCGGTGTTGTTCCTCTCAAGCTTTCAGATGTGCTGCAGACCAGCAGCCAGAGCACACGGTGGTACCCTCTCGATGGTGGCATTGGGTTCGGCAGAATCAGAATCAGCCTGCTGTTCAGGAGTGTTGAGCTCAGACTTCCACGCAACGAGCTTAGTTTCGGGGAGGTAGGCACCTTTGAGTTCTTGTCTGACAGGATCTCCACTGTGAACTACAATCCTGGAGAGAACACCAAGCTGAAGCTGAGAACTGGCGGCAGTTCTGCTTCCATCAAGGGCTCGTTCTGCCATGGCACCCAGGAAGGAAACGGCATCGAATGGGATATTTCCGGTGAAGGCAAAGCCCAGAAGGTTAGATTGCCGGTTCGGTTCAGATACCGCAGCCCGGTGTTTTTTGAATTTCACCCAAGCGGCAAGCGGAGAAAGACGGATACGTTTGCTGCCTTTTGGCTTTGTGACGTGCCGGActcggaggagaaggacttcaacatccccatcTGGAGGTGCAACAACGGCCTGAGGCTTTCGCAAAACTACATTACCGAGGAGAACTGCTCCTCTCTACCGTGCCTCAAAGTGGAGGAGATTGGCAGACTGAGATTCAGGGGCCGGTTCAAGCCGGGGACGGACCAGGACCACCTTCGCTTCGTGAGCGATAACAACTCTCGGGAAACTATTGAAACCTGGGAGGCTTGCTACGCCGAGGGAGTGAGGGGCGAGCATGTCGCTGCCGAGGTGCCTCCGCTGGTGCAGAGGCTCCACGACGAAAGCTTGTTACGGGAGCGAGATGTCTTGCGCAATGCATCtcaggaagagaagaggaagtgGTTGGCCAAGGACGGGACTGACTGGAGCGGTGCCTTTGGGGATGATCCGGCGGCGCTGTTGGCTGCTCGACGGAGCAGGCAGAAATCAGAGGACCTGAGTACAACTGACTACGAGAGCAGTCATTCGAcagacgatgaggatgttgactTGGGTATCAACGATGCCACGCACGAGGATGGCGTTGAGCGAAGCAGCGGCGAGAGCTCGGAGAATTACACGTTCAGGACTGATAGCCGTGAGACGGGTGACAGTCGAGCGTCGATGGACAGCAAGAATACGGCCAGATCCTCGAGCAGCAAGAATCCCATTAAGCAGTACAAGGACTACAAGGAGCGCAAGCGGGATCTGCACCGTCAGCATCGGGGTCTGATGCAAT GGAAGCCCATGCGTAACGTCCAGTTCGCCAAGAACGAGGCACTTTTTGCTGCCCGGAGGGTGACAAAGATGGGAAGCTTGAGTGGAAGGAAACCTGATGTCGAGACTGAGGTCTAG
- a CDS encoding hypothetical protein (EggNog:ENOG503P20P) has translation MATSPQSPPKRPRLSLQITAIANGPSVRTSRRVAAAVDMKSPTAFNTLSNVYATAVDRSTPIQENPPTALLSGRPILRLQTQTQDAAPATATAATAKARHTPYLGPYLDTPLTAQPLSPAIAISREVQFPSAMTATPPLSAQAQDANARVFTFDSTNKPGLPSRHQNQSQQESTAPAPSLPSQSLKRRTNTLPANMTPKLPYTHPRSLRSILRNSPLPPLTTNLSPSTGQNISPRRTSLRLQERAARRVAYNSPLEQTITTHKYTRSHIDLLVADDDTTPVSPSVTSDEGDLDSNSTVLDQTMAYSNLTRDGGQTPGPFEEMRRRMADMRASTPTTSSSSALSPTSTGGIRKKGGKRREKKRRWVWTIGQDEDGEESLPSSSSTTPATAVPTLAIPTAGKKHPLAASTTVPVIALPAPRPRSRQTKSTVGTNRMGMAVAPPAITQQQQQQQQQQQEQQQTREEREPTPIPSSLLPIPHSSPGSWSNSSGYSGYSSDADISMPNQQQQQPYLSIQTTAHHQLSSAMAIEPPTPSVESIASSTQDSVFEHTIGYSSSLRGSISSAGGGNGQDVEMSDSSSFTSVEEQEENNHYTYQGKGRVMVRGEDVEMEEGTPTMTARPVGAPWRVAEGGLIA, from the coding sequence ATGGCGACATCACCACAGAGCCCACCAAAGAGACCACGCCTCTCTCTTCAAATCACAGCCATCGCCAATGGCCCCAGTGTACGGAcatcgaggagggtggcggcAGCGGTAGACATGAAATCGCCCACGGCCTTCAACACACTGTCAAACGTCTACGCTACCGCTGTCGACCGCTCAACGCCGATTCAAGAAAACCCGCCAACGGCTCTGCTGAGCGGTAGGCCAATACTGCGgctccaaacccaaacccaagatGCcgcgccagcaacagcaacggcagcaacCGCCAAAGCCAGGCACACCCCCTATTTAGGTCCATATCTCGACACACCTCTCACTGCGCAGCCACTATCccccgccatcgccatcagcCGCGAGGTCCAATTCCCCAGCGCCATGACCGCCACCCCCCCATTATccgcccaagcccaagacgcAAACGCTCGTGTCTTTACCTTTGACAGCACTAATAAGCCTGGTCTCCCATCACGGCATCAAAATCAGTCTCAACAAGAGAGCAccgctccagctccatcaTTGCCATCACAATCCCTCAAAAGAAGAACCAACACCTTGCCAGCCAACATGACCCCCAAGCTCCCCTACACCCACCCCCGGTCTCTACGGTCCATCCTCCGCAACTCCCCCTTGCCACCATTGACCACCAACCTGTCCCCCTCCACAGGGCAGAACATTTCCCCCAGGCGGacctccctccgcctccaagaAAGAGCCGCCAGGCGCGTGGCGTATAACTCACCCCTGGAACAAACGATAACAACCCACAAATACACCCGATCACATATTGATCTCCTAGtagccgacgacgacaccacccccgtcagCCCCTCCGTCACCTCTGACGAAGGCGACCTTGACAGTAACTCCACAGTCTTGGACCAAACCATGGCTTACTCCAACCTGACCCGCGACGGGGGGCAAACACCGGGTCCGTTTGAGGAAATGCGACGTCGCATGGCCGACATGAGGGCCAGCACACCCActacttcctcctcgtcagctTTGTCGCCTACTTCCACAGGCGGCATCAGGAAAAAGGGCGGGAaaaggagggagaagaagaggaggtgggtcTGGACGATTGGACAGGAcgaagacggggaggagagtctcccttcttcttcatcaaccaccccagcaacagcggTACCAACGCTGGCGATCCCAACAGCAGGGAAAAAGCACCCCCTGGCTGCCTCGACTACCGTCCCTGTGATTGCGCTCCCGGctccaagaccaaggagTAGACAAACAAAATCAACAGTCGGCACGAACAGAATGGGGATGGCggttgctcctcctgctatcacacaacaacaacaacaacaacaacaacaacaacaagagcaacaacagacccgagaggagagggagccaacccccatcccttcTTCATTGCTGCCCATCCCACATTCAAGCCCGGGTTCTTGGTCCAACTCATCAGGGTACTCGGGGTATTCCTCCGACGCGGATATTTCCATGCCtaaccagcaacaacaacaaccctaCCTCTCCATCCAAACAActgctcatcatcaactaTCCTCTGCAATGGCGATCGAGCCCCCCACTCCCAGCGTGGAATCCATCGCCTCGTCCACCCAAGACAGCGTGTTTGAGCATACAATCGGGTATTCTTCGAGTTTGAGAGGATCGATCAGCTCGGCTGGGGGCGGGAATGGACAGGATGTGGAGATGAGCGATAGTAGTTCTTTTACTTctgtggaggagcaggaggaaaaCAATCATTATACCTACcaagggaaggggagagtcatggtgaggggggaggatgtggagatggaggaggggacccCGACTATGACTGCTAGGCCGGTGGGTGCGCCGTGGAGGGTGGctgagggggggttgattgcCTAG
- a CDS encoding hypothetical protein (COG:L; EggNog:ENOG503NUYF) has product MDMDMDNLDSKRKAPRRKGDDRVILHFDLDCFYAQCIENANPHLKSVPLGIKQKSILATCNYVARKHGVKKLMGIQEAKRLCPDLVLADGEDLSPFRDVSKQIYSLLKSYSWNGRVERLGLDEAFLDVTDVVAYNLGLVNHHCLEESWFCLSREDPERGFAFDAREVKGCVWPPDFVSDRENEGTDSLRLRLLFGSHLAFYLRQQIEGLGYTSACGISTNKLLAKLAGDRNKPRNQTTLLSSHSPVPFLDPLPLRKIPGIGSKTITAMKSLLKTDDDDDDLTVHNARTNPAVSPFALERLLAGSGGGGEKGIGQKVWLLLHGIDGSEVKPARDVPRQIGIEDTYRGLTQLSQVRTGLVQITTSLLRRMHVDLLDDVDAVTPPISPVPTSVGKGRWLAQPKTLRLTTRPYHPPSEWDKFEYNHGRVSKSAVLPRFVFDLNIEPESIAERLVEGTLMPLFHSLNPDKSKLCIGLLNVCVTNMDRAKESSRGGDIMAAFQRQREVEEIRGVAFADEPPDGEEKAEDTSDDTEVEWVEEEDEQDGVRCRLCGCVIPVFAVEAHGRWHELDEGWVEPQGG; this is encoded by the exons atggacatggacatggaCAACCTGGACTCCAAGAGGAAGGCGCCACGCCGAAAAGGAGACGACCGGGTCATCCTGCATTTT GATCTAGATTGCTTCTACGCACAG TGCATTGAAAACGCCAACCCCCACCTCAAGTCTGTACCCCTCGGCATCAAGCAAAAGTCCATCCTTGCCACGTGCAACTACGTCGCGAGAAAGCACGGGGTGAAGAAGCTGATGGGGATCCAGGAGGCCAAGAGGCTGTGTCCCGACCTTGTCCTGGCAGACGGGGAGGACCTGTCACCCTTCAGGGATGTCTCCAAGCAGATTTACTCCCTGCTAAAGTCCTATTCTTGGAAcgggagggtggagaggttggggttggatgaggcTTTCTTGGATGTGACTGATGTCGTGGCTTACAacctggggttggtgaatCATCACTGCTTGGAGGAGTCGTGGTTTTGTCTGTCGAGGGAGGATCCGGAAAGGGGGTTTGCGTTTGATGCCcgggaggtgaaggggtgTGTCTGGCCTCCAGATTTTGTTTCTGACCGCGAAAATGAGGGCACGGATAGCTTGAGGCTGAGGCTCCTCTTCGGCAGCCACCTCGCCTTTTACCTCCGCCAGCAGATAGAAGGTCTGGGGTATACTTCTGCTTGTGGCATATCCACcaacaagctcctcgccAAGCTAGCTGGCGATAGAAACAAGCCACGCAACCagaccaccctcctctcctcccacagTCCCGTCCCATTCCTCGACCCATTACCTCTTCGGAAAATCCCCGGCATTGGCAGCAaaaccatcaccgccatgaAAAGCTTACTCAaaaccgacgacgacgacgacgacctgaCCGTTCACAACGCCCGAACCAACCCGGCCGTCTCCCCTTTCGCTCTTGAACGGCTGTTGGCCGgtagcggtggtggtggggagaagggTATAGGCCAGAAAGTCTGGCTTTTGCTCCACGGGATTGACGGTTCAGAGGTCAAGCCGGCAAGGGATGTGCCGAGGCAGATAGGCATTGAGGATACCTATCGCGGTTTGACGCAGCTGTCGCAGGTCAGGACGGGTTTGGTTCAGATTACTACCTCTCTGCTGCGGCGGATGCATGTTGATTtgttggatgatgttgatgcggtCACTCCACCTATATCGCCAGTACCAACTAgtgtgggaaaggggaggtggcTGGCACAGCCAAAGACGCTGAGGTTGACAACCCGACCGTATCATCCGCCGTCGGAGTGGGATAAGTTTGAGTATAACCACGGTCGGGTATCCAAATCGGCTGTGCTGCCTAGGTTCGTTTTTGATCTCAACATTGAGCCAGAAAGTATTgcggagaggttggttgaGGGGACGTTGATGCCGTTGTTTCACAGTTTGAATCCGGACAAGAGTAAACTCTGCATCGGGCTGCTCAACGTATGTGTCACCAACATGGATAGGGCGAAGGAAAGCAGCCGGGGAGGGGATATCATGGCTGCATTtcagaggcagagggaggtggaggagattaGGGGCGTTGCTTTTGCTGATGAACCCCCagatggggaggaaaaggccgaAGATACCAGTGACGACACCGAGGTGGAAtgggtcgaggaggaagatgagcaGGATGGCGTGAGGTGCCGGCTTTGTGGCTGTGTCATTCCGGTTTTTGCGGTGGAGGCTCATGGGCGGTGGcatgagctggatgagggttgggttgagCCGCAGGGTGGGTAA
- a CDS encoding hypothetical protein (EggNog:ENOG503NUNC; COG:S) produces MAPPAKSSLPASPAAAPSPSLISAASPSSAAQLIQSIPPWKHRRGWDAGIPPILRPLVRAYLLGYASTVAPRLASLLIQHLTRLFKKHYDTPKQEASSTSTKQQSTDTFLASLIRTLKGGFDWHRFPTFCALLAGGSTLLEVPLKAAFDRLAKNLPDIAKRRLARFIASFTSAYLSLAILQSKPTSSFTTTITNLDGTTTQTPLAGRTLDLTLFALTRAIDVVIGTAWNLHRQRRQASNKWTRLESLISTVTDPAIFALSSGMVMWSWFYYPSSLPRAYNKWIDSAAAVDSRLIQALKRCHDGTLRYGEETGQAELLGSMCKDYNLPEVWGDPAKSIPFPCEIVHMGCGPSCEYHALSRFVRSFKWAMTTYLPLSLLLALRNPSKKAFRRAVLSAARTSTFLGTFITLFYYGVCLARTRIGPHIIGKGIKERNMIDGGICVGTGCVLCGWSILIEKVGRRKDGGLFVAPRAMATLLPRKYEKTKEWMERVVFAGSTGVVFTCVLEDRGRVRGVLGGLLAGVLNH; encoded by the exons atggcaccaccagcaaaatCCTCTCTGCCGGCTTCGCCCGCTGCAGCTCCGTCTCCGTCACTTATTTCTgcggcatcaccatcctcagcGGCGCAACTGATCCAATCCATACCCCCATGGAAGCATAGAAGAGGATGGGATGCCGGCATTCCCCCTATTCTCCGGCCGCTGGTGCGGGCTTACCTCTTGGGCTATGCAAGTACGGTAGCACCGAGACTTGCCTCGCTGCTAATTCAGCATCTGACGCGCCTGTTCAAGAAACACTACGACACACCAAAACAAGaggcatcatcaacatcaacaaaacagCAGTCAACCGACACATTCCTTGCGTCGCTCATACGCACACTCAAGGGGGGTTTTGATTGGCACAGGTTCCCTACATTCTGTGCGCTGCTGGCAGGCGGAAGCACGTTGCTTGAG GTGCCATTGAAAGCGGCATTTGACCGTCTCGCCAAGAACCTACCTGACATTGCCAAAAGAAG GCTAGCAAGGTTCatcgcctccttcacctcagcctacctctccctcgccatcctccaatccaaacccacctcctccttcaccaccaccatcaccaacctggACGGCACcacaacccaaacccccctcgcCGGCCGCACCCTcgacctcaccctcttcgccctcacCCGCGCCATCGACGTGGTAATCGGCACAGCATGgaacctccaccgccagcgccgccagGCATCCAATAAATGGACCCGCCTCGAATCTCTCATCTCCACCGTCACCGACCCAGCCATCTTTGCCCTTTCTTCCGGAATGGTAATGTGGTCCTGGTTCTactacccctcctccctcccccgcgccTACAACAAATGGATCgactccgccgccgccgtagACAGCCGCCTGATCCAAGCCCTGAAGCGTTGCCACGACGGCACCCTCCGCTACGGTGAGGAGACGGGGCAAGCGGAGTTGCTCGGGTCGATGTGTAAAGACTACAACCTGCCAGAAGTGTGGGGTGATCCGGCCAAGTCGATCCCTTTTCCATGTGAGATTGTTCACATGGGCTGTGGACCGAGCTGTGAATACCATGCCCTCTCCCGCTTTGTCAGGTCGTTCAAGTGGGCTATGACGACTTACTTGCCGCTGTCCCTGCTTCTCGCCTTGAGGAACCCAAGCAAAAAGGCGTTTAGACGGGCGGTTCTGTCAGCTGCTAGGACGTCGACCTTTTTGGGGACGTTTATCACACTTTTTTATTATGGGGTGTGCTTAGCCCGGACGAGGATCGGGCCGCATATTATAGGGAAGGGGATTAAGGAAAGGAATATGATTGATGGGGGGATTTGTGTGGGCACGGGGTGTGTGCTTTGCGGGTGGAGCATTTTGATTGAgaaggtggggaggaggaaggatggggggttgtttgttgcTCCGAGGGCGATGGCTACATTGCTGCCGAGGAAGTACGAAAAAACAAAGGAGTGGATGGAGCGGGTGGTGTTTGCGGGGAGCACGGGGGTTGTTTTTACTTGTGTGCTGGAGGAtcgggggagggtgaggggagttctgggggggttgttggctgggGTGTTGAATCACTGA
- a CDS encoding hypothetical protein (EggNog:ENOG503P3F1; COG:K), whose product MLLARRPHTMGPTHPPGGLLFGYDINNPNGDPTLDHPDLFANPGGLEISGQSLLGEDGTDYLQSFFGVFQSDNPGTSWGEGLGLHSEQWSDELLVGHELNFGVNTDNMLYQEPMQQYNSALPIRPHYASHGSNNFAPTPMGQPSADVLSAATALLPASEQQSPRTNLQFMPSHGIPMPLHQDANSFNIFASNAGPSHSQQARPSRTVEVLFGSDPGFSNAQHFVPRHERESTEHIAAKQLATLSCLQRNHSNAPTRAPSPEPWAASHPPQTTTNGVISPLQLKTSDLSPNPPQSDGSSSALKKRRRSDKSTDSDDEDEEQERSVIQETPVSVPSPLRSALSPPTAKRRKPSIAASAVEDGATPPANGKRKKSTAAKPPRENLSEAQKRENHIKSEQKRRNIIKDGFAKLNQIVPTVINQNLSKAGVLIATHVWIDQLVKENNELEKLLASAGEKA is encoded by the exons ATGCTCCTGGCCCGGCGCCCGCACACGATGGGACCGACGCACCCCCCCGGCGGTCTTCTATTCGGCT ACGACATTAACAATCCGAACGGAGATCCCACACTAGACCATCCAGACCTGTTCGCCAATCCCGGTGGCCTCGAAATCTCGGGCCAGAGTCTTCTCGGTGAAGATGGCACCGATTATCTGCAATCATTCTTTGGAGTATTTCAGAGCGACAATCCTGGAACATCATGGGGTGAGGGTTTAGGTCTGCACTCGGAGCAATGGTCAGACGAACTGCTTGTCGGTCATGAGTTGAACTTTGGAGTGAACACCGACAACATGCTTTATCAGGAGCCCATGCAACAGTACAACTCGGCCCTTCCAATCCGTCCTCATTATGCATCTCacggcagcaacaacttTGCTCCCACCCCGATGGGCCAGCCATCGGCCGATGTCCTGAGTGCCGCAACAGCTCTGCTCCCGGCATCTGAGCAGCAGTCCCCCCGTACCAACTTGCAGTTCATGCCCTCTCACGGGATACCAATGCCCTTGCACCAAGATGCCAACAGCTTCAACATTTTCGCTTCAAATGCTGGGCCATCCCATTCTCAACAAGCGAGACCATCACGAACGGTGGAGGTCCTGTTTGGATCCGATCCAGGTTTCAGCAACGCCCAACATTTCGTTCCGAGGCACGAGAGAGAATCAACAGAACACATCGCCGCGAAGCAACTGGCAACTTTGAGCTGCCTGCAACGAAACCACAGCAATGCTCCCACACGAGCACCCAGTCCTGAGCCGTGGGCAGCATCTCACCCTCCACAAACCACAACGAACGGGGTAATATCACCCCTACAACTGAAGACGTCCGACCTTtcaccaaatccaccacAAAGCGACGGCTCATCGAGCGCCCTGAAAAAGCGCAGAAGAAGCGACAAGTCGACGGATTcggacgacgaagacgaggagcaAGAACGCTCTGTCATCCAAGAGACTCCGGTATCTGTTCCGTCACCACTTAGGTCGGCCTTGTCGCCGCCAACCGCCAAGAGGCGAAAGCCATCTATCGCCGCCTCTGCCGTAGAAGACGGCGCCACTCCCCCAGCCAACGGGAAACGGAAAaagtcaacagcagccaagcCGCCTCGAGAGAACCTGTCAGAGGCACAGAAGCGGGAGAATCACATCAAGAGCGAACAGAAGCGCCGCAACATTATCAAGGATGGCTTTGCAAAGCTCAACCAAATCGTGCCGACAGTCATCAACCAGAATCTTAGCAAGGCTGGCGTCCTCATCGCGACACACGTGTGGATTGACcagttggtgaaggagaacaaTGAGCTGGAAAAGCTGCTGGCTAGCGCTGGAGAAAAGGCCTAG